One window of Candidatus Bathyarchaeota archaeon genomic DNA carries:
- a CDS encoding methyltransferase domain-containing protein, whose translation MADWSKKPKVMQHYDNIATIYDTQYAEEQEAKIKAVLDEINLQPENIILDMGCGTGILFKHIKNSAKLLIGLDTSLGLLKRAKTQAKQYRNIAVIRAEADHPPFKNKTFHIIFAITLLQNMPNPATTLREIKRISKDNATIAVTALKKKFTKKTFTQLLENAELTIYTLKTDNKLKDYTATCKTTTPKLPHNPC comes from the coding sequence ATGGCCGACTGGAGCAAAAAACCCAAAGTCATGCAACACTACGACAACATAGCAACCATTTACGACACACAATATGCTGAAGAACAAGAAGCCAAAATCAAGGCAGTGCTAGATGAAATAAACCTTCAACCAGAAAACATCATACTAGACATGGGATGCGGAACAGGCATACTCTTCAAACACATCAAAAACTCAGCAAAACTCCTCATAGGACTAGACACTTCACTCGGCTTACTTAAAAGAGCAAAAACACAAGCAAAACAATACCGTAACATAGCCGTCATCCGCGCCGAAGCCGACCACCCACCCTTCAAAAACAAAACATTCCACATCATCTTCGCCATAACCCTCCTGCAGAACATGCCAAACCCAGCAACAACACTCCGTGAAATCAAAAGAATAAGCAAAGACAACGCCACCATAGCGGTTACAGCGCTGAAAAAAAAGTTCACCAAAAAAACATTCACGCAACTACTCGAAAACGCGGAACTAACAATATACACATTAAAAACAGACAATAAACTCAAAGACTACACAGCCACGTGTAAAACCACGACACCCAAACTCCCACATAATCCATGTTAA
- a CDS encoding DUF91 domain-containing protein gives MLAEILRSQKPVVTLENPSVEKAVELVRKALSERRVLVIVGNCWVDYRGRASSKLEPGERIILIKGDGSVLVHRPSGYEPVNWQPPGCLFQTHVVDGVLQIRAIRRKPAESVKLFFDRVYLVSALSLVDAGEFSLYASEEDMQKAILLEPSLLEAGFKPIAYEKKVEPGFIDVYGVDEAGRFVVVEIKRKMAGREAVLQLSKYVKAIKSKVNREVRGVLVAPHLGKGVQRLLETLGLDFKLLDPRKCAEILTRSKTKKLEEFL, from the coding sequence TTGTTGGCGGAGATATTGAGAAGTCAAAAACCTGTCGTTACTTTAGAGAATCCAAGTGTGGAAAAAGCAGTGGAATTGGTTAGAAAGGCTCTTTCAGAGCGGAGAGTGCTTGTTATTGTGGGAAATTGTTGGGTTGACTATCGTGGAAGAGCGAGTTCCAAGCTGGAGCCGGGTGAAAGAATTATCTTAATAAAAGGGGACGGGTCGGTGTTGGTTCATCGTCCGTCAGGGTATGAGCCGGTGAATTGGCAGCCGCCTGGCTGTTTGTTTCAGACTCATGTAGTGGACGGTGTTTTGCAGATTAGGGCTATTCGAAGGAAGCCGGCGGAGTCGGTGAAGCTGTTTTTTGATCGTGTGTATTTGGTCTCCGCATTAAGCTTAGTGGACGCTGGAGAGTTTTCGCTTTATGCGAGTGAGGAGGATATGCAGAAGGCGATACTATTGGAGCCGAGCCTCCTAGAAGCAGGTTTTAAGCCTATTGCGTACGAGAAGAAGGTGGAGCCTGGGTTTATCGACGTATATGGGGTTGATGAAGCTGGAAGATTTGTCGTGGTGGAGATTAAGCGTAAGATGGCTGGGCGTGAGGCGGTTTTGCAGTTGTCCAAGTATGTAAAGGCGATTAAGAGCAAGGTGAATCGTGAGGTGAGAGGTGTTTTGGTGGCTCCTCACTTGGGGAAGGGTGTTCAAAGGTTGTTGGAAACGTTGGGGCTAGATTTTAAGCTTTTAGATCCGAGAAAGTGCGCGGAGATTTTAACTCGGTCCAAGACTAAGAAGCTTGAGGAGTTTCTATAG